The stretch of DNA AGGCGCTCGGGGTTGGTGGCGTCGCCGGACGTGTTGAAGAGGCGGAGCTCGAGGGGGAAGACGACGCGGTAGGACAGCTTGGTGTAGCGCTGAAGCTGCTCCATGTACTTAAAGCGCTTGAGGTGCAGGGCCAGGATCATGGGCAGCTTCTTCACACGCATCctggacaaacacagacaaacatgaggatacacacacacacacacactcatgtggtcacacacaaactagcCAAAGAGAAAGCGCCCTTTACAGATCAATcgcacatatgcatgcacaatTTTACGGTCCCAAGCACACAAATgcaattacacaaacacacacacagagagacacacacacatactctatatatatatatatatatgagatatGAGATATGAACACTCATTCGTTGCCAAGACCAACGTGCCCTTTTTTACATAACCCTTAAACTGTCTCAAAGTTGCacaattacatatacacacgctccctcacacacacaaaaacaaacacacacacgcacattctgttaatatgtaaacacaaacatttccaGACCCACTGACCTTTTGTGGGCCTCCTGCTTGCTTCTACATTCCTCGCAGTAGTATTTATATTCACTGCACAGAGTCTCAGTGTTGCTAAAACCCCttcaagacaaaacacaaaagaaagtcCATCACTATGGGGGGGTCTCTGACAATTGACGTATATAAAGCAGGAAATGGTAAATTAGTTAAAGGGATTTGTGAAAATAAATTCACtgaattaaatgttttaaatgaatcagtgaaaatacatttgttttgtattggtTTCAAAGCAGATTCTTCCTAACCTCAGACAGTGAGTGATTGACGTGTTCTGTTCGACGTCGACTGATAAGTCCAAGAAGTCTTCATCTTTGCTGCTTATCTGTGGAAGGAAAGAGTCCAAAAGTGCACATGAGATCCCAAGCTGTCGTCCCTCAACCTTTACCACTACCTCTTTCAACATCACCATTGCTTGCTATCTGCTTAACACCAAACATGACCAGAAGGAGCTTCGCCTGTAGATCAGGTGTAATATCACTGTAAGTCACAGAAAGAATGAACACAATGCGTGATAAGATATTGTAAGAGGAGGTGTGAGGTccaggctaaaaaaaaaactcagtcaAGCCTTTTGCTTTGTTAATCAAAAGCAGAGGGTCAAATTaataaaatgacttggctgGCAAGTGTCACATAAATATGGCAGTACTTTCAGAGCCTGTCTTTTTCAACCCGACAATAAACCGGACTGCATATCAGACCCAAGCCGATAAAAACAACCCAACCCTAGGTACAGAGTGCTTTACTGAGATAAAAACTTCTCTGCACTGGCTGCTGAAAGTCACTTTGGGTAAGACTGAAAGCTCTACACAGGTGTCTTATCTGTGAAGGGTGGGGGCAACGGTGGGAAATGGGGCTAGAGGTGGTGACGGAGGGTTGGGATCTGCCCCTGAGGAAAACCTAGCCCAAGTCTAGCCCATGTGGGACAGATTGAGTCCAGATTAGGTCCAGGCGAGCTTCTCCTTACGCAGCTGCGCTTACCGTCTCGCAGGTGAGGCAGCGTGTCTCGTTGGTCAGCGTGCCCTGGAAGATCTCGTGGACCCAGGTGGAGGCGGGCGCGTTGTTGTTGCCGCTGGcactgccactgctgctcccactgctgctgctgttgttgttctgGGAGTCCAGCGTGCCGTTGGCCAGGCGACCATTCTGCTTGTcctgcttcctctcctcctgcagcaggtCTGCGATGGTGTTCAGCAGGTAGTTCAGGAACTCGTGGGCATCCTGTTGCATGTAGTTATCAAACAGCTCTGCAGAGGGCGACAGGAGGcaagacaaacagagaaagaaagagatagatagagaaagggagggagggagagagagagtgaggaggtgtTAGATAATATTCCCACTGGGGCTTTATAAATGAATAGGGGGTAAGGCAACGCTTTTCTGCTCATTTTACAGTCTGGATATTCCCTAAATGGCCTGTTCATTTGCTTTTAACTAGATTTTTCAAGGGTAAAAATCACACAGTTGCCTCTGAAGCTAAAATCTAAATTAAGAGTGTCCTCCTTAATGGCTATCTCAACCTAAGCACTGGCCAAGCACTCCTTAAATAACCACCAAGTCCACTAACCTGAGGCTAATCCCTTTCTTATAAGCTAATtcattacattatattacaaAACACCTTAACTTACAAAGACTACATATACTCACTTGAATTCAAATGCTTGCACTGTGCTTGATGAATCCATTAAACATTTGCATCCTCCCCTACCCTAGTCTTGCCTATAACTTAAAACTGTAGATCAGACCACAAATCCTTACCATTCTCTTTCCGTAGTCGCGTAATGAACTTCTTCGGGGGGATGACACCCACTTTCCTCTTCTGGTTGGCGATGCTGTGGAACAGGTCTGCCAGACAGGTGAGCAGGTTTTCCTTGCGCCTGGGCTGGCTGCGGTAGGCCAAGATTTTTTCCCGGAACGGCCTGCAGAAATACAGAGCCTGCAACACCGAGTTGCAGTAGCAGGTGTTCCCGAACTGCAGtccgaaaacaaaaaaaaatcaaagcagagGATCAGGGAATGGTCGTGTAGAGTGATAACACCTCCAAATTGCTGGAGAAAGGCATAAGGACATAAATTGTCATCCCTACTTACGTTAACCAAACCAAAGTAGTGCTCGTTGACAGGGAACTGTTCAGAGCCAATCTCTTTTTCCAAGGCGGAGGCATTGGCGCCCTGAAAGTAGAACATGTACCCGTCACATGACAGCAATCAGAAAGAGCTTGTGTTTGCAGAATTTGTGTTCATCGTCCAGCAGTGACAAACATCCTCTTGGTGGCCAGGTGGATCGGATTAGTGAGCCGTGAGAGATAAGTGGGAACccgctcctcacacactcaaggcAGATTTCAGGATCACCAATTTGTTTAAAAACTGAACACATCATCaccaaaatgtatttatttatttttaaataactaAGAGATCATATCAGCGTTTAAGTCATTCCAGAGAGTGAGTCTAACGTCAAGGGCTCGCATCCAACTGTGATGATGTAGGCTACAGTAGCTTTCACCAACCCGTACAATCATGTAGCCTACGCCAGATTGACGTCTAGGTAAACTACACACTGCCGCAAAAGCGGAGAACAGTGATAGTGGCTACGATCAGAATTTAAAATGACCGCGGTGTGAACAGTTTCCTTCTGAAAAGAGGCGCATTCTTACACTAGAGATGTACTTAACAGAGATTACCGACATTCATTAAGTGACCAATGGTACTGGTAAGCAACATGATGGCTAGCTATAAATAATAGGCTCTGCAGCAGAGGCTCTTGTGTAAAAATAGTTTACAAAATATTCCTCCAAATTGTAAAACAAAATTTTGCCCAAGGCCAACGCAGATACGAAAGTAGGCTGTATGCTGGTGACCCGTGAAATTACATACAATTAAAGGTGCGTAGCCTGTACCCATCAAAATGCTAGTAAGTACCTTGATAGCTAACCAGGAAAGCGAAGGCTATATGAAACCTCAGTGTTCTACTTTGCGGTCACTGGGTCAAACAAATCACAAACAGACTATCAATGCTTTTAGCCGCTTAACAAGGTGCGCTACATTTTATCATATTGCACCTCGACAGGCAACAGTAGCCAATAATTCAGGCCTACGGCAACATTCACAGCACACGAAGGGAAGACAGCAGCCACCAAGGAAAACTGTATAGCATAGGAAACAAATCATTTTAATCAATCTGACCATTACCACTCAGCGAAGACTGAGGTGCATTGTCTTTTAAAGCACAAAATTGGTACATATGAACGTGCCATGTACTTACCATGGTACAAAAAGAGGCAAATTTGGAAACTGTCATTAGGATTTCCATTCGCCCAGCGCCATCTTCCACCCAATCACCGCGCGGAGGCGAGAAAGGACTCCCTCGTGAGGACAGATTGCTTGGGCTGGCCCACAGAACATAGCCCCAGCTGGGTCCTAGTGCCGTTACAGAGTGACCATTTggtaaaaaaacatgcaaacggAGAGAGGTCCACAGCTCATTGATGGGCTTCTTCACTGCAGTACTTTTGAGGTTTTTCAGCAGTGCATCTATAAATGTATAAGGGATAATGTCCATAAATGTTAGCCTTTAATGTTAttttaattcaacacaatcaaGTCTTTATATATACCcatattaaatataatatagTTTTATAATATTACCATTTGTGTATCATTGAATTTACTACATTTGTAATCTTTCCTTTGGCCATCATACTTTGCTGTGTAATGTAATTATTACAAAATATTGTATGTTGTCTGAAACTTCTACTCACCTTGtaattatttgtcattgtcataaCATACTTGTACAGTTGTACTGCAACAAAATTGCGGACGTGAATTAGTCCTTCATAGATCTTTAATCATTAGGCTCCATAGCGTATatacatctatatatgtctatgattagGATCTATTTCTGGGCGTTTATAATTTTTGATCAGGCACTGTCATAGTAGACCTACCATCAACTTTACAAGGGTCTGTGTCAGGACCCCATCATTCTCTTTCCGCCGTACCCGCCATCTTGCGAGCACCCGGGGGTAAGAGGATCTCCGTATTTTGTGAATTAAAACTTACAATATAGGTATTATACAGCGAAGAGAACATGATGAAATGTACATATTTACAAATGTCTTATGTATGGCTACTAAACTGAATAATTGGCGATTATGTGGAGTTAATAGAATTGTGCGATTGGCGTCTGAAACATTGGCGTGGCTGCCCATGTGGGCCAACACAAGAAGCCACagttgttagctagctatcacTTCACTTTCTCGCCGCACAACTTTTAGGTAGAACTTGTATCCCGAACAGTCTGATAACATTTGAGCAGTGAAGAGGTCAGATTAGTTACCCGTGCTGTGCACATAGTGACTCCTTGTTGTACTGACACGTTTCTGCAAACCGATGGTTAGTGACGTTATTGGTTAGCTAGCGGGCCAGGCCAGCGTTTTCTTGAAATCATGTCCCTGTGCTCTCTATGGAAATAAACATATTGCGATGGCAGTGGAGTTTACATGCTTTGTTAAATTTTACATTGTAGACATCTAAGTGGTTGGGGAGCAGTGTATTTCATGGGGTTGGCGGTGAAGTACAGTAACAGAATTACTCTACTGTATGAAAGACGTGTCATTCCGATATTATTTACACTACCTACAATGCAAACGACGGTTTGTTAACCATTCTtcacctttctcctcctcagtAATTAGGCATCATGACGAACACAAGAGGCAAGAGGAGGGGGACCCGGTATATGTTCGCCCGTCCCTTCCGCAAGCATGGTAAGGGAtcataataattcatttttaattcatCGTTTTGAAAATGTTGATCAGTATCGTATTGACACTAAAATTGTATTAGCTCTCTGAAACCTGTAAGAGGGGAAAAATGAGTCTAACTGGGTGTTTTCCTCTGTAGGACCCGTTCCTCTGTCCGTATATATGCGCATTTACAAGAAAGGCGATATTGTTGACATCAAGGTAAGTGCACTCCATGTCCAAAAAAGATACTTTTCCTTGTCCATTTTCTGACTGGTATTATGACACCAAATTCATTTTAAGTAATATGCCTACATAGaaatgtatacacatgcatgcacatttgTTTTAGTGATTCACTACCTACTTAAAGCATGTACAGATACATTtttgtacgcacacacatgaaaaaaaaacaactgatctGTCTTTCCCCATATTACTAGCAACACGCTTAAAGATGTTTCTGTTCACGTTTGCAGGGCACAGGTACCGTTCAGAAGGGAATGCCTCATAAGTGTTATCATGGAAAAACAGGCCGTGTGTACAATGTTACCCAGCATGCTGTGGGCATCATCGTAAACAAGCAGGTTAAGTAAGTATATCAGCAGGGTGGAGGTGAAACTTCATCCCAACATGTTCCTTGGGTCGTGCATGTCGAGATTATTCTTACAGTATATGGCTGACatgtacactaccgttcaaaagtttgggtgGTCACAAGAAAAGCAAATTGAGgttctttgacgaaagcaaagtttgaaggaCACAGTTAtttcgattaaaaaaaaaatttcataCGTTTttaccttcatttttttttttttaaacatttttttcaatAGATTCCtatcaaatgtatttaatgtgtGTTCATGGAAAACAAGGAAATGTCCAATTGACCCTTAAACTTTTGAACAGTACTGTAAATATAGTTCTTTCATGACAATTGGAACTTGCTGTACTGTGCTAAATTAGCAGATATCAGTGGTATGTTATTGATATGGTAATTCATGTTTCTTGGCCTATTCTGGTATGTCTCTGAATCGGGTACTATTTGGGTTGACTGCTGTCTGCGTACTTCAGGAGGAATGTACTTGGAGGGATTGGCTTTAAAGTTACAGTACAGAATTAAACCCCACCTTCACTTTGCCATAAGGGCTGTTTGATGTCCTGTGTGGTCATTCATGTGGGGAAGATCATTAATCCTTTTAAAACCCTGTCAGACCACCAAATGTTTGAGCTGGGGTTTTATAAAGGGCACATGCATCCAGTGTGGTTGTTTAATTCAAGTTGTCTTATGTTTCCTGGTCATCTTGTGTGATTGACTCTCTCTGACTGTTGCTTCTCAGGGGCAAGATCCTGGCCAAGAGAATCAATGTGCGCATTGAGCACATCAAGCACTCAAAGAGCAGGGACAGCTTCCTGCAGCGCGTCAAGGAGAACGAGAGGCGCAAGATCGAGGCCAAGCAGCAGGGCACATGGGTTGAGCTGAAGCGTCAGGTACTGGGACCATAGGCATACCCGTTACAGCCAGAGGCATCTTACCGGCTGCATTTGCTGGGCTTGTTATACAAATGGCACTCTTTAGAATGTGTTTCTGGCTGAGTTTAGGTTGGTGATAAGGGGGTCTGCCTTAATGATGCTGTTTTTGAAGTACTTTGAACTACATCTGAATTTATTCATTTGAGTTGTAAACCCAGAATTGGTCTGACATGCCAGTGTAAAGTAGGGTTTGCCTTTTCCTACACTTCCTCTAGACAGTCCAAACTATTGAGTGTGTAGGTAAGGGAATAAAATggcatgtttgtgatgtgtattgTAGGTGAAGTTCACACATCATACATGAATACACAGaagtttttgtttagtttttttcctctctcagcCCCAAGTAGCATTAGTGTGTTAGTACCGCAAACAACTGCCTGCGTAGTTTTgacatgcctgtctgtctgttgcagCCCGCCGCCCCAAGGCCCGCTCACTTCATCAGCACCAAGAACAACGAGCCCCAGCTCCTGGAGCCCATCCCCTACGAGTTCATGGCATAAGTGTGCTGACCAAAATAAAACTGTTTATACACAGAAACTTGACTCGTGTCTGTTCATTTCAGTGGGATGCTATTGGGCCTGATAACCTCATGACTGGTAATCTGTGTCGAGGCTTTTTCGCTGTTCAAATAACTGATGAGCATTGTCAATTTCAGTGTGAAACTGAAAGTTTCTTGAAGGTGGTATGAACATTGAGGGGCAAATTGCGGAGTGGTCCTTGCAGTGCCATACTGGTTCCCAATGACGATTTGTCTCTTACGATCACGATGGTGATGTGAGTTATCAAATACACGTTTATTTCACCGGCGATCTGAGGGAAACCAGTGGcacaaagcgcacacacacttcctagtTAAGAGAAAACGTTTCCCCTTCTACCGTTTGGGCCCATTTAGCTGTGATGGAATAGTTCTCCAAGATCTTGAAATGGGGTTGTCTATAAAGTGAACCGTGGGTGGCTGTAACAGGTTTTTCGTCCTGATTGAATTTCAGTTGataagttttttattttttactacTCATAATAATCCAGGTACAGAGCATATTTCCTGAACATTTTGTATCTGAATTTGTCAAAATATAACTAGCTTGTAGAAGACTTGACATGCCTAATTGCATTGGGTAGTAAAAATGTTATAGTAGCTGTACGGAGTTTGTACTAAAACTAGACAGCTAGTTGCCTAAAATGCatgcagatgctttgcaaaccAACAGAATAGGTTCTTTTGCTGGCTTTTTTGTTTTAACAGAGCCTTAGTAGGGCACTTACATGAGTACAGAATAATGAGACTTCAGATGTTTCAGTAACCTGAGCATCATTGTAAAGACCGACGCGGAATGCAGCAATCTGTAGGCTGCTGACCATTTCCCACGAGGCTGATCATATGCAGACATCCCAAGTCTCCCGGAAGTTCCGGGAGTCTCCCGCATATTGATTGCAACTCCCTGATGCccgcaaattacttaaaatctcccggaatctagaGCGAGCAAGACCGCGCACGCGAGACAGACGTGCTCCAAACCGCGTAAGCATCTGTGTAGCGCGCGcacgacagagagggaagagggacctagtgtggcagtgtgagtgtgtgcctcatgaagCATCCTGATTGGCCTGTTTCGGTAAGTCAACCAATCAATTTTCAGTGTGGGCGGGCTTTTATCTCTTCTCCCGAACTGAATGAATCAGTTCAAGTGTATCTAGGAACAGGAGGACcatggcagagggagagtaaaacgaaaatataagacacattttacaacagactaTACAAAGGTGTACCCCTGTCTTACAAAAGTAAATCACAATGACAGTCTTGCTCGCTGTACAATCTGTAACAGTGACTTCAGCATTGCCCATGACGGGTTAAATGACTGTAAAAGACATGTTAAGGTGAGTTcaacaagtttcatttcatgtgcatattattcaggccggctagttgccagggctacatgaaaacaacaactccttagacctgtttaaagttgcaatggaatacaaataaaagcagttaacataaatagtataagcagcatatacatagtaaaagtaatctacatatttaaacataattaaCAAAGAATTGCATAGAATGATATCATGCTTTTATATCTTTTAGGGACCACAACTTGTTAGGGAGCGCAGggaaataggcctaggcctacatgTAGGCGTGCATGTAAATAGTTGTTCCGGGGAGGGGTAGGTTCGGGATATCTCCCTGAAATGACTTTTTGCAGGTTGGGATGTCTGCATATGACTGAACAGGTTTGCTGGGTTTGAATACTAGGTATAATTCTCTTTTAAAGAGATTTAGTGCAGAGACAGAATATTACACGTAGACTAAAGTTTTGGTTCTTTGATCATGAATCTATTTGCATCTACGTCAAGAATCTTGGTAATGAAAAGTCTGAGAAGTGCTACCGTCTTATTGGTGGTACGGCAACACACTAGTTTCAACAGCAGGGGGCAGTCGTACCCTATTTACTGCCATTACCTCCAGCTCTGCCCGTTGACGTTTCTTAACTAGCGCTGGTGTATTCTATGCAAGCCATATACGATGACTGGGACGGATAAAGAAGGAAAgatgtatataaaaaaagatactttttctctgtgtatttAAGTGTAACCTTAGGCCTATTAAACTCTTGTTATGGTCTCAGCTGTGTACAATAGAACCTATCATCCGTGGGCTTGTCTTGTAAGGAATGAGTTGACTCACTTTCTGTTCAGATGAAATAAAAGGACAGTTGTGCAAACACTGTCGCGATATATTTTGAGTTATCTCGGATAATGATTGGCATGCCACCCTCACTGAATGGACTGAAATGTACGAGTGCAGTTTATTCTAGGGACCTTCCCGTCCTATCTTGAAGAGTGGTGTTTAGTCAAGTCAGAGCGAAGGAGTGAATGGCTGAGTGGATATCTGACAAATATGCTCTCTCGTCCCACCTCAGTACTTTAACCAATATTTGCTCCTATTAGGGTCCGTTTGCTGAGGTAGGAGCAACAGCAGCTGTTAGTCTGAGAGGATCAGTCTAATGAGCTGAGTACAAGAATACGTGTAAGTAAACCGAAAGTGGGGAGGgcttgtttattttgaaataatACTCATTAGTGATTTAGTTAGTTGTTGTTTGGTTTagttaaataaacaacaaaaacataactTTAACATTTGGTTTCTCAGACCATCTTAATCAGTTGATTTTCCAGGCAATTGACACGCAAAGATACTGTCACCATTTTcaaaacacaactatggactgTAGCAGGTGGATTTAGCTGGTGCTGTGAGCTTGGGAATTCAAAGGTGAGAATGCAGTGATAAACTCTGTAGGTCAGAGGGGGAGAATGAGCTTTCGGGGTTACCAGATTGCTGGAGTCCATCACCCAAAATGAAAAAGGCCCATACACTTTGTCCCCTGGGAGCAGAGAGCAGCGGTACATTCTGCCAGCGTCCTCCTGTTTGGAGAGTTTAACAGCCCGGATAAATGTGATTAGGCGTCACAAAGGTCAGAAATCAATGCAATCAATCAGCAGGTGACACCGAGCGGCCCTGTTTATCGATCGCCATGGATACGTCAGAGAAGGGCTAATATTAAACCCAGGCcagggtggtgtgtgggtgggggtcaCCACAGGGATGTGTAaagagctgggggggggggggggggggggggggggggggtggggggggtgcgaTCGCAACCCCGGAATAACCGTTGTGTCAGGAACTGCAAGATTTTGGGCCGAGTCGGAGCCAGAACTGTCCCAGGGTCGGCTGCCTTCAGAGGCGCTTCCATCTGTTCAAGCCGGCCCAGTGTCTCAGAGAGTGTCATCTGCTGTGGGTCAACACCTACGCTAATCAAATGATCACATTTAGCAGGGATGTTCTGTACGCTCCTTTGCTGCCAATCAAAAGGTGACATTTATCCCATGGGCCCAGAGTGgatgttgtgattgtgtgtttttgtgtgtatggggaagGTAAGTGCTATAGTCTA from Clupea harengus unplaced genomic scaffold, Ch_v2.0.2, whole genome shotgun sequence encodes:
- the usp12a gene encoding ubiquitin carboxyl-terminal hydrolase 12A encodes the protein MEILMTVSKFASFCTMGANASALEKEIGSEQFPVNEHYFGLVNFGNTCYCNSVLQALYFCRPFREKILAYRSQPRRKENLLTCLADLFHSIANQKRKVGVIPPKKFITRLRKENELFDNYMQQDAHEFLNYLLNTIADLLQEERKQDKQNGRLANGTLDSQNNNSSSSGSSSGSASGNNNAPASTWVHEIFQGTLTNETRCLTCETISSKDEDFLDLSVDVEQNTSITHCLRGFSNTETLCSEYKYYCEECRSKQEAHKRMRVKKLPMILALHLKRFKYMEQLQRYTKLSYRVVFPLELRLFNTSGDATNPERLYDLVAVVVHCGSGPNRGHYIAIVKSHDFWLLFDDDIVEKIDAQAIEEFYGLTSEISKNSESGYILFYQSRD
- the rpl21 gene encoding 60S ribosomal protein L21, coding for MTNTRGKRRGTRYMFARPFRKHGPVPLSVYMRIYKKGDIVDIKGTGTVQKGMPHKCYHGKTGRVYNVTQHAVGIIVNKQVKGKILAKRINVRIEHIKHSKSRDSFLQRVKENERRKIEAKQQGTWVELKRQPAAPRPAHFISTKNNEPQLLEPIPYEFMA